A genomic region of Magnolia sinica isolate HGM2019 chromosome 6, MsV1, whole genome shotgun sequence contains the following coding sequences:
- the LOC131248302 gene encoding uncharacterized protein LOC131248302 — MSDDSPSDSETDENSGNSLSGDVKSRGKSQEDGVNEYEKQRLLRIRENRAKMEAMGLPKLTSSMLSPVGNRLKRMEKEKKKDKDDEYRPPDGEDGESSSSEQDEEEDRTVRGGGSLGSNRKGKKKNPVKTTKTKKSLPVQRHVKETDAFDDDDALQQAIALSLGGPPENSGVVFNGPSQNSGPSGDNVRLNGRKEAGNIPEATGKKKRRKSNISRVQMSEDEVVAYFFSIDEAGKGNITLRDLKKVAIAHDFDWTDKELADMIECFDKDGDWKLSLDDFRTIVTRCNMIQGSENA; from the exons ATGTCAGACGACTCTCCTTCGGATTCAGAAACAGATGAAAACTCCGGAAATTCGTTATCGGGTGATGTCAAAAGCCGCGGGAAATCCCAAGAGGATGGGGTGAACGAATACGAGAAGCAGAGGCTTTTGAGGATTAGAGAAAACAGGGCGAAAATGGAAGCTATGGGACTCCCCAAGCTCACGTCTTCGATGCTCAGTCCCGTCGGAAACCGGCTAAAACGAAtggagaaggaaaagaagaaggacAAAGACGATGAATACCGACCGCCGGATGGAGAAGATGGAGAGAGTTCGTCGAGCGAACAGGACGAGGAGGAAGATCGGACAGTTCGTGGCGGCGGGTCATTAGGTTCGAATCGGAAG GGCAAGAAGAAAAATCCTGTGAAGACAACAAAAACAAAGAAGAGTTTACCTGTTCAACGACACGTGAAGGAAACGGAtgcctttgatgatgatgatgccttaCAGCAG GCAATTGCTCTTTCACTTGGAGGCCCGCCAGAGAATTCaggtgtggtattcaatggtccttCCCAAAATTCAGGCCCGAGTGGTGATAACGTTCGTCTCAATGGAAGAAAAGAAGCTGGCAACATTCCAGAAGCTAccggaaaaaagaaaagaagaaaatca AATATTAGTCGGGTGCAAATGTCTGAAGATGAAGTGGTTGCATACTTCTTTTCGATTGATG AAGCAGGCAAGGGGAACATAACATTGCGGGATTTGAAGAAAGTAGCCATTGCTCATGACTTTGATTGGACTGACAAGGAACTGGCAGATATGATTGAATGCTTCGACAAGGATGGAGACTGGAAG CtaagtttggatgattttcgaACGATCGTAACCCGATGCAACATGATTCAAGGTTCAGAAAATGCTTAG